A stretch of Myxococcus virescens DNA encodes these proteins:
- a CDS encoding DEAD/DEAH box helicase: MLPSQVAGQVRRSVVDYLQTTFAFTRGELREGLERFLQDPERGLFKGPYLSVRLPYKKAPASHTVPLDVAPPFVPFVHQLRSFERLASREGHEPLHTLVTTGTGSGKTECFLYPLLDHCVRHQGQPGIKAIVLYPMNALATDQARRIASILAKDNRVRGKVRVGLYIGGSQEACEVPGKDEQSLVESMLLTDRQAIRAQPPDILLTNYRMLDFLLLRPEDSVLWKDNGPRTLRYLVLDELHTYDGAQGSDVSCLIRRLRARLGIAPQAPGLTCVGTSATVVSGDDASEADEKLLSFAGQVFGTPFPRDAIIKEEREGLNAYLRTSVDFEPPPYPRERSLLEPRSDESLDAYCQRQAGHWLGPEGAQDRFAAAEYLRGHPLLPPLVRQGQRGVRTEAELCERLAQGDPEFEALPPEVRLAALDSFVGVISWARRKEGKYELPLLTVQVHLWLRELRRLLRRVHAGEVAFCWPEERLPEGVVALPTYYCRECGHAGWVSVQHQGDRHLSRNPKEIFRAYFERSEWLRYVALGDESLESDDPPQWLNSSTLELRRLEDAPAQGGFKVHLHHHVTSTGRDSKRCPACDTDQALIMVGAQGSTLNSVSVAQFFSSRLTADKKLLAFTDSVQDASHQAGFFTGRTYRFSLRAAFLQALPEQGHVPLAQVGPLTVASLDERLGVTKATATLFAPERRDEPAYRSFLDRPTSQRQRPLEQALQERVSIEAVLEFGYNARVGRSLYKVGSAALSVDPDALERAAGHLAHLLPNELPGLFSHCDDPGLALRRLLLSLQHRVASRGGVHHPVFDAFLRDGANDFLLRRDRNPALPPLPLSERPLRFLSRNKKKRTLDLWAPPEPHRTWAYDFALRALVDGPHPLDDALSHDRLAEDLDLLKGFFGLVQDRLVAENLLRDYGRDRGDCLGIPLTALRVTRDVRMLRCGVCGHPLTLDSAEARVLEGGRCLGYRCIGRYQEDTRPEQRYYRAVYASSDIQRVFAQEHTGLLSRTEREAVETGFKEGKPADAPNLLSATPTLEMGINVGDLSGTLLASVPPTVANFVQRAGRAGRDTGNALLLTLARAQSHDLYFFLHPPDMIAGAVTAPGTFLDAPEMLIRQFNAFCLDQWARGEPRAVIPRNVAAMLSAEVAGRFPRGFLEWVGARRTELLGQFQGMFGDALSEPNRARLQLAAGELGERLGSRLRQTRESIEELQRLRLRLKERQRALLERPDPNLTREGQEQERQELETDLRVVEERLRGINNQWGLDYLVANGFLPNYALAEPGVTLSYVITGVPGAEGTRRIADALERPAARALRELAPFNSFYARGRKLVVDQVRAGTRDHSRIERWAFCTDCAHTALWTANDAPRSCEVCGAEGFGQQGQVREVLRLQEVAARQPHHSSIPLDDTDERAQERYRVLALFELDPARPHRAWADSERVFGFEWLASVRLRELNLGLERERGPDLELQGDALPAPGFSVCDDCGIVRDRQHANHPPRHLFRCRSKTGGERWRDVFLYREMHSEAIRVLLPVVTFDVESRMRHLKACLRLGLREKFGGAPVHLQVDEASEPTSTGARRRFLVLYDNVEGGTGYLKEFAEHPTRFLELFELARRRMRACPCSRGNAKVGEPPGDGCHRCLFSGAEGRQLEGLSKRAALELIAFLLQPEPDLREVASLSDISVEPVADSELEEMFLSAALQDARSRGFTAQRVAVRGLDAWRLERCRQVVQVVRQVPLGREQGVEIASRPDFVFEAVSEPDGAASTRLPVAVFCDGYRFHARLDGGDSIIHEDVAKRAALVRSGRYRVWSTTWADVDGPELARLAGPELLTEQAASLFSKLPFLGGAEREAPRRNPVLLLLDLITELPEAAWTKLAAGLSAALLSTRSTLAEGGWESYRADLEARGLEARAAPAQGRWGYGEHQAGPVRLSVCVDLPRASAELSRNPGVLVRWVLHLLDHEEALTREDFRDGWRLFWALFNWMQVLPEGEAQTSRSLERAVDGTVRPRVAAQEAPSWVAEVDPSISEIALALARAVVPLPELLSELARPGSTRGAWGQAELSWPERRAALLLEALAPEFDVQDAQAHGWKLWVADAALDVQSLIDFLKESR, from the coding sequence ATGCTGCCCTCGCAGGTGGCGGGGCAGGTCCGCCGCTCGGTGGTCGACTACCTCCAGACGACCTTCGCCTTCACCCGCGGCGAGCTGCGGGAGGGCCTCGAGCGCTTCCTCCAAGACCCGGAGCGTGGGCTCTTCAAGGGCCCCTACCTCTCCGTTCGCCTGCCCTACAAGAAGGCCCCGGCGAGCCACACCGTACCCCTGGACGTCGCGCCGCCCTTCGTCCCCTTCGTTCACCAGCTCCGCTCCTTCGAGCGGCTGGCCTCGCGCGAGGGCCACGAGCCGCTGCACACCCTGGTTACCACGGGCACCGGCTCGGGCAAGACGGAGTGCTTCCTCTACCCGCTGCTGGACCACTGCGTCCGCCACCAGGGTCAGCCGGGCATCAAGGCCATCGTGCTGTACCCGATGAACGCGCTGGCCACCGACCAGGCGCGGCGCATCGCCTCCATCCTCGCCAAGGACAACCGGGTGCGGGGCAAGGTGCGGGTGGGCCTCTACATCGGTGGCAGCCAGGAGGCCTGTGAGGTCCCCGGCAAGGACGAGCAGTCCCTCGTCGAGTCGATGCTGCTCACGGACCGGCAGGCCATCCGGGCCCAGCCTCCGGACATCCTCCTCACCAACTACCGGATGCTGGACTTCCTGCTGCTCCGGCCGGAGGACAGCGTCCTCTGGAAGGACAATGGGCCCCGCACGCTCCGCTACCTCGTGCTGGACGAGCTCCACACCTACGACGGCGCCCAGGGCAGCGACGTTTCCTGCCTCATCCGCCGGCTGCGTGCCCGGCTCGGCATCGCCCCCCAGGCCCCCGGGCTCACCTGCGTAGGGACCTCGGCCACGGTGGTCTCCGGGGACGACGCCTCGGAGGCAGATGAGAAGCTCCTCTCGTTCGCGGGCCAGGTCTTCGGCACGCCGTTCCCCAGGGATGCCATCATCAAGGAGGAGCGGGAGGGCCTGAACGCGTACCTCCGCACCTCCGTGGACTTCGAACCGCCCCCCTACCCCCGTGAGCGCTCCCTGCTGGAGCCCCGGAGCGACGAGTCACTGGACGCCTACTGTCAGCGCCAGGCCGGGCACTGGCTGGGACCCGAGGGGGCGCAGGACCGTTTCGCCGCCGCCGAATACCTTCGGGGCCACCCGCTGCTACCGCCGCTCGTCCGGCAGGGCCAGCGCGGCGTGCGCACCGAAGCGGAGCTGTGTGAGCGGCTCGCTCAGGGGGACCCCGAATTCGAGGCCCTCCCCCCCGAGGTGCGGCTGGCGGCGCTGGACAGCTTCGTCGGCGTCATCTCCTGGGCACGCCGCAAGGAGGGGAAGTACGAGCTGCCGTTGCTCACCGTCCAGGTGCACCTGTGGCTGCGCGAGCTGCGGCGCCTGCTGCGCCGGGTCCACGCCGGGGAGGTGGCCTTCTGCTGGCCCGAGGAGCGCCTGCCGGAGGGCGTAGTGGCCCTGCCCACCTACTACTGCCGGGAGTGCGGGCACGCCGGGTGGGTGAGCGTCCAGCACCAGGGCGACCGCCACCTGTCGCGCAACCCCAAGGAGATCTTCCGCGCCTACTTCGAGCGCTCGGAGTGGCTGCGCTACGTGGCTCTGGGCGACGAGTCGCTGGAGTCCGACGATCCGCCCCAGTGGCTCAACAGCTCCACCCTGGAGCTGCGCCGACTGGAGGATGCGCCAGCGCAGGGGGGCTTCAAGGTGCACCTGCACCACCACGTCACCTCGACGGGCCGCGACTCCAAGCGCTGCCCGGCTTGTGACACGGACCAGGCGCTCATCATGGTGGGTGCCCAGGGCTCCACGTTGAACTCGGTCAGTGTGGCCCAGTTCTTCTCCTCACGGCTCACAGCGGACAAGAAGCTCCTGGCCTTCACGGACTCCGTGCAGGACGCCTCGCACCAGGCAGGCTTCTTCACCGGCCGGACCTATCGCTTCTCCCTTCGCGCGGCGTTCCTCCAAGCCCTGCCTGAGCAAGGCCACGTGCCCCTGGCCCAAGTGGGACCGCTCACCGTGGCGAGCCTCGACGAGCGACTCGGCGTCACGAAGGCCACTGCAACCCTCTTCGCGCCCGAGCGGCGCGACGAGCCGGCCTACCGCTCCTTCCTGGACCGCCCCACGTCGCAGCGCCAACGGCCGCTGGAGCAGGCGTTGCAGGAGCGCGTCTCCATCGAGGCAGTGCTGGAGTTTGGGTACAACGCCCGCGTCGGCCGCAGCCTCTACAAAGTGGGCAGTGCGGCGCTCAGTGTGGACCCGGATGCGCTGGAGCGGGCCGCCGGGCACCTCGCCCACCTGCTACCCAATGAGCTTCCCGGCCTGTTCAGCCACTGTGACGACCCGGGGCTCGCGCTCCGGCGGCTGCTGTTGTCACTGCAGCACCGGGTAGCCTCCCGCGGCGGCGTGCACCACCCCGTCTTCGACGCCTTCCTGAGAGACGGGGCCAATGACTTCCTGCTGAGGCGCGACCGTAACCCCGCCCTCCCGCCCCTGCCACTTTCCGAGCGCCCGCTACGGTTCCTCTCGCGCAACAAAAAGAAGCGCACGCTGGATTTGTGGGCCCCCCCCGAGCCCCACCGGACCTGGGCGTACGACTTCGCCTTGCGTGCCCTGGTCGACGGGCCGCATCCGCTCGACGACGCGCTCTCGCACGATCGCCTAGCGGAGGACCTGGACCTGCTCAAGGGCTTCTTCGGGCTCGTCCAGGATCGGCTGGTCGCGGAGAACCTCCTCCGAGATTACGGACGTGACCGGGGCGACTGCCTGGGAATCCCGCTCACCGCCCTCCGAGTCACCCGGGACGTGCGCATGCTCCGCTGCGGCGTCTGCGGGCATCCGCTCACCCTGGATTCGGCCGAGGCCCGCGTGCTCGAAGGGGGCCGGTGCCTGGGCTACCGCTGTATCGGCCGCTACCAGGAGGACACCCGCCCCGAGCAGCGCTACTACCGCGCCGTCTACGCCTCCTCGGACATCCAACGGGTGTTCGCCCAGGAGCACACGGGCCTGCTGTCCCGCACCGAGCGTGAGGCAGTGGAGACGGGCTTCAAGGAGGGCAAGCCCGCCGACGCGCCCAACCTGCTCTCCGCCACCCCCACGCTGGAGATGGGCATCAACGTGGGCGACCTGTCCGGCACCCTGCTGGCGAGCGTCCCGCCCACCGTGGCCAACTTCGTCCAGCGCGCCGGGCGCGCGGGCCGGGACACGGGCAACGCGCTCCTGCTGACGCTCGCGCGCGCGCAGTCTCACGACCTGTACTTCTTCCTCCACCCTCCGGACATGATTGCCGGAGCGGTGACCGCGCCGGGCACCTTCCTGGACGCGCCGGAGATGCTCATCCGGCAGTTCAATGCCTTCTGCCTAGACCAGTGGGCCCGTGGCGAGCCCCGCGCCGTCATCCCGCGCAACGTCGCGGCCATGCTCTCGGCGGAAGTGGCCGGCCGCTTTCCACGGGGCTTCCTGGAGTGGGTGGGTGCGCGGCGCACGGAACTGCTCGGCCAGTTCCAGGGGATGTTCGGTGATGCGCTCTCCGAGCCCAACCGCGCCCGGCTCCAATTGGCGGCAGGTGAGCTGGGCGAGCGGCTGGGCAGCCGACTGCGCCAGACGCGCGAGAGCATCGAGGAGCTCCAGCGCCTGCGCCTGCGCCTCAAGGAGCGCCAGCGGGCGCTGCTCGAGCGGCCGGACCCGAACCTGACGCGGGAGGGTCAGGAGCAGGAGCGGCAGGAGCTGGAGACGGACCTGCGCGTGGTGGAGGAGCGGCTGCGCGGAATCAACAACCAGTGGGGCCTCGACTATCTGGTCGCCAACGGGTTCCTGCCCAACTACGCGCTGGCGGAGCCCGGCGTGACGCTGAGTTACGTCATCACCGGCGTCCCCGGCGCGGAGGGGACCCGCCGAATTGCGGATGCTCTGGAGCGTCCTGCTGCGAGAGCCCTCCGGGAACTCGCGCCCTTCAACTCATTCTACGCCAGGGGCCGCAAGCTGGTGGTGGACCAGGTCCGCGCAGGGACGCGCGACCACTCGCGCATCGAGCGGTGGGCGTTCTGCACAGACTGTGCACACACGGCTCTGTGGACGGCCAATGACGCCCCCCGGAGCTGTGAGGTATGTGGTGCCGAGGGTTTCGGGCAGCAGGGCCAGGTGCGGGAGGTGCTTCGCCTGCAAGAGGTGGCCGCGCGCCAGCCCCACCACTCGAGCATCCCCCTGGACGACACGGACGAGCGCGCTCAGGAGCGCTACCGCGTCCTGGCGTTGTTCGAGCTCGACCCGGCCAGGCCCCACCGCGCATGGGCGGACTCGGAGCGGGTGTTCGGATTCGAATGGTTGGCGTCGGTCCGCCTGCGGGAGTTGAACCTGGGGCTGGAGCGGGAGCGAGGTCCGGACCTGGAGCTGCAAGGAGACGCGCTGCCCGCCCCCGGCTTCTCGGTCTGCGACGACTGCGGCATCGTCCGCGACCGCCAGCACGCGAACCACCCGCCCCGGCACCTCTTCCGTTGTCGCTCCAAGACGGGTGGGGAGCGGTGGCGCGACGTGTTCCTCTACCGGGAGATGCACAGCGAAGCCATACGCGTGCTGCTTCCGGTGGTCACCTTTGACGTCGAGAGCCGGATGCGGCACCTGAAGGCGTGCCTGCGCCTGGGGCTGAGAGAGAAGTTTGGCGGAGCGCCCGTTCACCTCCAGGTGGATGAGGCCTCCGAGCCGACTTCCACCGGTGCGCGCCGACGATTCCTCGTGCTCTACGACAACGTCGAGGGTGGGACCGGGTACCTGAAGGAGTTCGCCGAGCACCCCACCCGCTTCCTGGAGCTCTTCGAGCTGGCACGCCGCCGAATGCGGGCGTGTCCTTGCAGCCGTGGCAATGCGAAGGTGGGCGAGCCCCCGGGAGATGGGTGCCACCGGTGCTTGTTCTCCGGAGCAGAAGGTCGCCAACTGGAGGGGCTATCCAAGCGGGCGGCCCTCGAGCTCATTGCCTTCCTGCTGCAACCAGAGCCGGACCTGCGGGAGGTGGCCTCCCTCTCGGACATCTCGGTGGAGCCGGTGGCGGACAGCGAGTTGGAGGAGATGTTCCTGAGCGCGGCGCTCCAGGATGCCCGCTCCCGGGGGTTCACCGCACAGCGGGTCGCGGTCCGCGGACTCGATGCTTGGCGCCTGGAGCGATGCAGGCAGGTCGTCCAGGTTGTCCGCCAGGTTCCCCTGGGACGCGAGCAAGGCGTGGAGATTGCTTCCAGGCCTGACTTCGTGTTCGAGGCCGTGTCCGAGCCCGACGGAGCCGCCTCCACACGGCTGCCGGTCGCCGTCTTCTGTGACGGCTACCGCTTCCATGCCCGGCTCGATGGCGGCGACTCCATCATCCACGAGGACGTGGCCAAGCGGGCGGCCCTCGTGCGAAGTGGGAGGTATCGAGTCTGGAGCACCACCTGGGCGGACGTGGACGGCCCAGAGCTGGCCCGCCTCGCCGGCCCCGAGCTGCTCACCGAGCAGGCGGCGAGCCTCTTCTCGAAGCTTCCGTTCCTCGGGGGCGCCGAGCGGGAGGCCCCACGCCGCAACCCGGTGCTCCTCCTTCTGGACCTCATCACCGAGTTGCCCGAAGCGGCCTGGACGAAACTCGCGGCCGGCCTGTCGGCAGCGCTGCTCTCCACGCGGAGCACCCTCGCGGAGGGGGGGTGGGAGAGTTACCGGGCGGACCTCGAAGCGCGCGGGTTGGAGGCACGTGCGGCTCCGGCCCAGGGCCGGTGGGGGTACGGCGAACATCAGGCGGGGCCGGTCCGCCTGTCGGTGTGCGTGGACCTGCCTCGTGCGAGCGCGGAGCTGTCGAGGAACCCGGGCGTGCTCGTTCGGTGGGTGCTCCATCTGCTGGACCATGAGGAGGCGCTGACGCGGGAGGATTTCCGCGACGGGTGGCGGCTCTTCTGGGCCCTGTTCAACTGGATGCAGGTCCTTCCGGAGGGAGAAGCCCAGACGTCTCGCTCGCTGGAGCGCGCGGTGGATGGCACCGTGCGCCCCCGTGTGGCGGCCCAGGAGGCACCAAGCTGGGTGGCGGAGGTGGATCCCTCGATTTCGGAAATCGCCCTGGCACTGGCGCGCGCGGTGGTGCCGCTCCCCGAGCTCCTGTCTGAACTCGCCCGGCCAGGCTCCACCCGCGGAGCGTGGGGGCAAGCGGAGCTCTCGTGGCCAGAGCGAAGAGCTGCCCTGCTGCTCGAAGCCCTGGCGCCCGAATTTGATGTTCAGGATGCGCAGGCGCACGGCTGGAAGCTGTGGGTCGCTGACGCCGCGCTGGATGTGCAGTCGTTGATTGATTTCCTCAAGGAGTCTCGGTGA
- a CDS encoding DEAD/DEAH box helicase, which translates to MGDGHFAVHCVGVSDLVRQHEAIFLTQLDRDIQPVRVEDTTLVQDPSPHYRRSRLYLESLLRQMTPTDALLWRGHRAAMQPSPYQLEPASRALSSLRPRILIADAVGLGKTLEAGILLSELIARGRGERILVVAMKSVLAQFQKELWTRFSIPLMRLDSEGLERIRQRIPAGKNPFHHYRRAIISIDTLKNEREYRHWLEGCQWDAVVVDECHNAINQGTGRNRVAELLASHTEALILTSATPHNGRPESFATLMNMLEPTAVANPSKYGPEDIRGLYVRRFRKDVEQQAQSAFKQRDTQLSWADASPEEEAVFAALQEARFHTLDRHIRLSKKGGARDVLFRTTLLKAFLSSPVAFLETVEQRQKSLRERIDSKPELASDWRKDLDTLDRLHALASRIELPGFSKLRLFLEHTLPALGIRGKPGDPRLVIFSERLATLGLLETVLSQRLGVQSNPGAPGDGTLAVLTGAEKDTDIRAILESFGSKDGKVRVLLASDMASEGINLHHFCSRLIHFDVPWSLIRLEQRNGRIDRYGQTETPRIRFLLTRSQAPQVKADLQVVQKLLDKEQEARGNLGDEGALLGLFDAEREADFVASTISSGKGLDEEVRALQSERAGAEAEDALSENWLLDLLAHSTEPPSTPQRTATPPSLYPSDAAFFREALEHLEPELTASGHKLQLTWHPQRDEVTFRAPEDLQRRFDSMPSGARPREGKLHLSADPRTVERAIDESRDRQGSWPELQYLWSQHPAVEWAADRVSLSFGRLEAPLLVIPSIRERLGVDAVALVEGTLTNRRAQPALTRWLGLCTALGKVPAVPQILALDEVLELAGLRGKVANPGVPTQLLSALEAARPLWRETAEAEMRRLRSERMNAMRDEVHEAEARSSRWASSRLEAIEEARQRLGAHGDSGLARRRRERLDREEAQVMERKKERHTWIQQTLATDDRAHVKLIAVLVAR; encoded by the coding sequence ATGGGTGACGGCCACTTCGCCGTCCACTGCGTGGGCGTCTCCGACCTAGTCCGTCAACACGAGGCCATCTTTCTCACCCAGCTCGACCGTGACATCCAGCCGGTGCGAGTGGAGGACACCACGCTGGTCCAGGACCCGAGCCCCCACTACCGGCGCTCGCGGCTGTACCTGGAGAGCCTGCTGCGCCAGATGACGCCCACGGACGCGCTCCTCTGGCGCGGGCACCGGGCAGCGATGCAGCCCTCCCCCTACCAACTGGAGCCGGCCTCCCGGGCGCTCTCTTCGCTTCGCCCTCGCATCCTCATCGCGGACGCGGTGGGTCTGGGCAAGACGCTCGAGGCTGGCATCCTGCTCTCCGAGCTCATCGCCCGCGGTCGGGGCGAGCGCATCCTTGTCGTGGCCATGAAGAGCGTGCTGGCCCAGTTCCAGAAGGAACTGTGGACCCGCTTCTCCATCCCCCTCATGCGCCTGGACAGCGAGGGGCTGGAGCGGATTCGCCAGCGCATCCCCGCGGGAAAGAATCCCTTCCATCACTACCGCCGCGCCATCATCAGCATCGACACCCTCAAGAACGAGCGCGAGTACCGCCACTGGCTGGAAGGCTGCCAGTGGGACGCCGTGGTGGTGGACGAGTGCCACAACGCCATCAATCAGGGCACCGGCAGGAACCGGGTCGCCGAGCTGCTCGCCTCGCATACCGAGGCGCTCATCCTCACGTCGGCCACGCCCCACAACGGAAGGCCGGAGAGCTTCGCTACCCTGATGAACATGCTGGAGCCCACCGCGGTGGCCAATCCCAGCAAGTACGGCCCGGAGGACATCCGCGGGCTGTATGTGCGCCGCTTCCGCAAGGACGTGGAGCAGCAGGCCCAGAGCGCCTTCAAGCAGCGTGACACCCAGCTTTCCTGGGCGGACGCCTCGCCCGAGGAGGAGGCCGTCTTCGCCGCCCTCCAGGAGGCTCGCTTCCACACCCTGGATCGCCACATCCGCCTGAGCAAGAAGGGCGGCGCGCGCGACGTGCTCTTCCGCACCACGCTCCTCAAGGCGTTCCTCTCCTCGCCGGTCGCCTTCCTGGAGACCGTGGAGCAGCGGCAGAAGAGCCTGCGTGAGCGAATCGACTCGAAGCCTGAACTCGCCTCGGACTGGAGGAAGGATCTCGACACCCTGGACCGGTTGCACGCACTGGCCTCCCGCATCGAGCTCCCAGGCTTCTCCAAGCTGCGGCTCTTCCTGGAGCACACCCTCCCTGCCCTGGGAATCCGGGGGAAACCCGGCGACCCGCGGCTCGTCATCTTCTCGGAGCGTCTGGCCACGTTGGGGCTGCTGGAGACGGTCCTCTCCCAGCGGCTGGGCGTTCAGAGCAACCCAGGCGCACCGGGAGACGGGACGCTTGCGGTGCTCACCGGCGCCGAGAAGGACACGGACATCCGCGCCATCCTCGAGTCCTTCGGCTCGAAGGACGGCAAGGTCCGGGTGCTGCTCGCCTCGGACATGGCCTCCGAGGGCATCAACCTGCACCACTTCTGCTCCCGGCTCATACACTTCGACGTGCCCTGGTCCCTCATCCGGCTTGAGCAGCGCAATGGCCGCATCGACCGCTATGGCCAGACGGAAACGCCCCGCATCCGATTCCTGCTCACTCGCTCCCAGGCCCCACAGGTAAAGGCGGACCTCCAGGTCGTGCAGAAGCTCCTGGACAAGGAGCAGGAAGCGCGCGGCAACCTGGGCGATGAAGGCGCGCTGCTCGGTCTCTTCGACGCGGAACGCGAGGCTGACTTCGTGGCGAGCACCATCTCCTCCGGCAAGGGCCTGGACGAGGAAGTGCGAGCGCTCCAGTCCGAGCGCGCGGGCGCAGAGGCCGAGGATGCGCTCTCCGAGAACTGGCTTCTTGACCTGCTCGCGCACAGCACCGAGCCCCCCTCCACGCCCCAGCGCACCGCCACGCCGCCCTCGCTCTACCCCAGCGATGCAGCCTTCTTCCGCGAAGCGCTGGAGCACTTGGAGCCCGAGCTGACCGCCTCGGGCCACAAGCTCCAGCTCACCTGGCACCCGCAGCGCGACGAGGTCACATTCCGCGCTCCCGAGGACCTCCAGCGCCGCTTCGACTCGATGCCCTCGGGGGCCCGTCCGCGCGAGGGCAAGCTGCATCTGTCCGCCGATCCCAGGACCGTCGAGCGCGCCATCGACGAAAGCCGGGACCGCCAGGGGAGCTGGCCGGAGCTGCAATACCTGTGGAGCCAACATCCAGCGGTGGAGTGGGCCGCGGACCGGGTCTCCCTCTCCTTCGGCCGGTTGGAGGCCCCCCTCCTCGTCATTCCCTCCATCCGGGAGCGGCTCGGGGTGGATGCGGTGGCGCTCGTGGAAGGCACGCTAACCAACCGGCGCGCGCAGCCCGCCCTGACGCGCTGGCTGGGGCTGTGCACGGCGCTGGGGAAGGTGCCGGCCGTACCGCAAATTCTCGCCCTGGACGAGGTCCTGGAACTCGCCGGGCTGCGCGGCAAGGTCGCCAACCCGGGCGTGCCCACGCAGTTGCTGTCGGCACTGGAGGCCGCCCGCCCTCTCTGGCGGGAGACCGCGGAAGCGGAGATGCGCCGCCTGCGCTCCGAACGCATGAACGCCATGCGCGACGAGGTGCACGAGGCCGAGGCGCGAAGCAGCAGGTGGGCGTCCTCGCGCCTCGAAGCCATCGAGGAGGCGCGCCAGCGGCTGGGCGCCCATGGGGACTCGGGACTCGCCCGCCGGCGCCGGGAGCGGCTGGACCGCGAGGAGGCGCAGGTGATGGAACGCAAGAAGGAACGGCACACGTGGATTCAACAGACCCTAGCAACGGATGACCGGGCCCACGTGAAGCTCATTGCCGTACTGGTCGCACGCTGA